DNA sequence from the Suttonella indologenes genome:
ATACTTTTTCAATTCTTCGACTATAGCGATTATTTTTGCGCTTCAACAGCTTCTAAAGCACGCAAAGCATAGGTATAAGCCGCTCCCGCATTCAAAGCAATTGCGGTTGCCAAAGCACCGGCAATTTCGCTTTCCGTGGCGCCCAATTTCGCCGCTTTCTCGGCATGGACGCTGATGCAGCTTTCGCAGCGCGTAGTAATCGCCACCGCAATGGCAATCAATTCCCGCGTTTTTTCATCCAAAGCCTCTGCCGCTGCCGCTTGGTCTAATGACAGATAAGCCTG
Encoded proteins:
- a CDS encoding carboxymuconolactone decarboxylase family protein codes for the protein MFNDWNAHTAHVKKSFGELGKNHPKMLQAYLSLDQAAAAEALDEKTRELIAIAVAITTRCESCISVHAEKAAKLGATESEIAGALATAIALNAGAAYTYALRALEAVEAQK